From a single Cyclobacterium marinum DSM 745 genomic region:
- a CDS encoding DUF3820 family protein, with translation MDKNILLDLVSKKMPFGKYKDRLICDVPEHYLIWFKRNGFPKGKLGMWLETMYEIRVNGLEYLLDPLKKS, from the coding sequence ATGGATAAAAATATACTTTTAGATCTCGTATCTAAAAAAATGCCCTTTGGAAAGTACAAAGACAGGTTAATTTGTGATGTGCCTGAACATTATTTAATCTGGTTTAAAAGGAACGGCTTTCCAAAGGGCAAATTAGGAATGTGGCTAGAAACAATGTATGAAATCCGTGTCAATGGACTTGAATACCTTCTAGACCCGCTCAAAAAATCCTAA
- a CDS encoding AraC family transcriptional regulator, with protein sequence MKKAFQKSRIPEHNAYIIKELVAPSFDKNWHFHPEYQLFLVLEGHGTRFVGDDMRPFQPNDMVLTGPNLPHLWRNDQAYFEKDSVLMTRGIVVYFPEDFLGEKMLEKEEFEEFRTLLKRAALGLQIIGKTNQILKDKLIRLVQKKGMDRIIGLLEILLLISRSTEVKTIVQAGYINANKESEKDRMSKVHAFVMDHFQQDIKQEKVAELINMTSTSFSRYFKSRMNKSFSDFLSEVRISHACKLLHTENLNISEISYESGFNTLSNFNRQFKNKMGVTPKVYKRDFQPRFDQ encoded by the coding sequence ATGAAAAAAGCTTTTCAAAAATCTCGAATACCTGAACACAATGCCTATATAATAAAGGAGTTGGTGGCACCGAGTTTTGATAAAAACTGGCATTTTCATCCTGAATACCAATTATTTTTAGTACTGGAAGGACATGGAACCAGATTTGTAGGGGACGATATGCGACCTTTTCAGCCAAATGATATGGTACTTACAGGGCCTAATTTGCCTCATTTATGGAGAAATGATCAAGCATATTTTGAAAAGGATAGCGTGCTAATGACTCGTGGAATTGTCGTTTATTTTCCTGAAGATTTTTTAGGTGAAAAAATGTTGGAGAAGGAGGAGTTTGAAGAATTTAGAACCTTACTGAAAAGGGCTGCACTGGGACTTCAAATCATAGGTAAAACCAACCAGATACTTAAAGATAAACTTATTCGGTTGGTACAAAAAAAAGGAATGGATAGGATTATTGGTTTGCTTGAAATTTTACTTTTAATTTCTAGGTCTACCGAGGTCAAAACAATTGTTCAGGCTGGTTATATAAATGCCAATAAGGAATCAGAAAAAGATAGAATGAGCAAGGTGCATGCATTTGTTATGGATCATTTTCAACAAGATATTAAACAAGAAAAAGTTGCTGAGTTAATCAACATGACCAGTACCTCTTTTTCCAGGTATTTTAAATCTCGCATGAACAAATCCTTTTCCGATTTTCTTTCAGAAGTTAGGATAAGCCATGCCTGTAAATTGTTGCATACGGAAAATTTAAATATTAGTGAGATAAGTTATGAAAGTGGTTTCAATACGCTTTCAAATTTTAATCGGCAGTTTAAAAACAAAATGGGAGTAACTCCTAAAGTGTATAAAAGAGACTTTCAACCTAGATTTGATCAATAG
- a CDS encoding NAD(P)-dependent alcohol dehydrogenase, whose amino-acid sequence MKALTLEKYGLPEEVLRFTNQKIPTYQKNEVLVKIHFTAINDYDWSLVRGKPFIYRLMFGLVKPKSKSLGMELSGTVEAVGSEVTEFDIGDEVYGDTSAYGFGTFSEYIALPANALVHKPKNMSFEEAAALPHAALLALQGLKDIGGIKNGMKVLINGAGGGVGTLALQLAKTHHCEVTGVDLQEKFEALSNLGYDHLINYQHKNFTENGIQYDLILDCKTDKSPFSYSRSLTANGVYVSIGGKITYLLSTLIIGKALSAFSSKRFEILSLKPNQGLKEIEEMYVNNQIKPVIDGPYPLSLGPEKLQEFGNGYHIGKIILSLGT is encoded by the coding sequence ATGAAAGCACTGACCCTAGAGAAATATGGTTTACCCGAAGAAGTCTTAAGGTTCACAAATCAGAAAATCCCAACCTATCAGAAAAATGAAGTATTGGTAAAAATTCATTTTACAGCTATTAATGATTATGATTGGAGTTTGGTTAGGGGAAAGCCATTCATTTACAGATTAATGTTTGGATTGGTTAAACCAAAATCAAAAAGTTTGGGAATGGAATTATCGGGAACTGTGGAAGCAGTGGGGTCCGAAGTTACTGAATTTGATATTGGGGATGAGGTTTATGGTGATACCTCTGCTTACGGTTTTGGAACATTTTCAGAATATATAGCATTGCCTGCAAATGCATTGGTTCATAAACCAAAAAATATGTCGTTTGAGGAAGCTGCAGCCTTACCTCATGCTGCTCTTTTGGCACTACAAGGATTGAAAGACATTGGAGGCATAAAGAATGGAATGAAGGTCCTTATCAATGGTGCCGGAGGAGGTGTAGGAACCCTAGCTTTACAATTGGCAAAAACCCATCATTGTGAAGTTACAGGAGTTGATCTTCAGGAAAAATTCGAGGCTTTATCTAATTTAGGATATGATCATCTTATCAACTATCAACATAAAAATTTTACGGAAAATGGTATTCAATACGATTTAATTCTAGATTGTAAGACAGATAAATCACCTTTCTCTTACTCAAGATCCCTCACAGCCAATGGGGTTTACGTTAGCATCGGCGGTAAAATCACCTACTTGCTTTCAACACTCATAATAGGAAAGGCTTTATCTGCATTTTCTTCTAAAAGGTTCGAAATTTTAAGTTTAAAACCAAATCAAGGCCTAAAAGAGATTGAGGAGATGTATGTAAATAACCAGATAAAACCTGTGATAGATGGTCCCTACCCTCTCTCATTAGGACCAGAAAAACTCCAAGAATTTGGAAATGGCTACCATATAGGTAAAATAATATTATCATTGGGTACCTAA
- a CDS encoding DUF4625 domain-containing protein produces MKSTNILIACILAIGISSCENTSEDPQDLEAPIIDHASSTDEISPDHGEVFTEMMNHIPVSFSVEDPSGIGQIKVNVHANFDGHSHARVLTNFETLAIDDIYAVDASNPDFQFPENSTRVEVGTEATDIYWSGDNSRLGGPVLAGMYDFSITATDIYGNQTTFADGSSYLTTIHIRTEYAPKVTVSNLNDGELVGTLGESLTVTGEISKPDHELSGDLAFIWIKLGEEDEDHDHDHDEENSRISNDEYVFDKMWGSSQWIAEGTGADLPDTQNIDLSTLLSGDNKIILPESGDHLDLTIRAEDVNGNTIEKTYEVHMD; encoded by the coding sequence ATGAAATCAACCAACATTCTAATAGCATGCATTTTAGCTATTGGTATTTCCTCGTGTGAAAACACCTCTGAAGATCCCCAAGACTTAGAAGCACCAATCATTGACCATGCATCATCAACGGATGAAATCAGTCCTGACCATGGTGAAGTTTTTACAGAAATGATGAACCATATCCCGGTAAGCTTTTCTGTTGAAGACCCTTCAGGTATAGGGCAAATAAAGGTCAATGTTCATGCGAATTTTGATGGCCACAGCCATGCAAGGGTCCTGACGAATTTTGAAACACTAGCCATCGATGATATATATGCAGTAGATGCAAGTAACCCTGATTTTCAATTTCCTGAAAATTCAACCAGGGTAGAGGTAGGAACTGAAGCAACAGATATATATTGGTCGGGAGATAACTCTAGACTTGGCGGTCCAGTTTTGGCAGGTATGTATGATTTTTCTATCACAGCAACTGATATTTATGGAAACCAAACCACTTTTGCAGATGGATCAAGTTATTTGACCACAATTCACATTAGAACTGAATACGCACCAAAGGTTACTGTAAGCAATCTTAATGATGGAGAATTAGTTGGAACATTGGGAGAGTCCCTTACTGTAACCGGTGAAATTAGTAAACCTGATCACGAACTTAGTGGAGATCTGGCATTTATCTGGATTAAACTAGGAGAAGAAGATGAGGACCACGATCATGATCACGATGAAGAAAATAGCAGAATCAGTAATGATGAATATGTTTTTGATAAAATGTGGGGAAGTTCACAGTGGATTGCAGAGGGTACTGGAGCAGATTTGCCGGACACACAAAATATAGACCTGTCTACCCTCCTTTCAGGTGATAATAAAATTATACTTCCTGAAAGTGGTGATCATTTGGATTTGACAATAAGAGCAGAAGATGTCAATGGAAATACCATTGAAAAAACATATGAGGTACATATGGATTAA
- a CDS encoding TonB-dependent receptor — translation MRFIFLPIFVLLTFGDSFLFAQASPRFTISGYITDPSGEALMATILIHELGSGDYADENGHFELNNLNPGNYHLHISHLGYKSITQTVHLENKDLEFNWVMEPSAITLQSLTIEANPFKNGPVEQSQTIDVIDRNFIEKNNSGTFSNALAKLPGISTINTGVGISKPVIRGMSSNRIQVNDRGIKQEGQQWGADHGLEIDPFDVDRVEIVKGPASLIYGSDGMSGVINISPAPLPMEGEIRGHLINSYQTNNAMRSHSAMVEGNEDGFIFKGRVTFQDYQDYRVPADEFTYAGYVLPVYDNRLKNTAGKERHFSFMTGIRKNWGKSTLTVSRFGQQAGLFTGAVGIPSSYNLRHNGDYSNIELPNQDNSHLKIISNTTIQLNKNWLEIDLAYQRNVRQENSLPHAHGINSSEYGNLALGLYLDTYTANLRYNRQVNEKQQVIIGFQSSLMNNDFSGFEFLLPEFQSKSAGIFYFHEYRVKENFILNAGLRLDIAQHQIESHSQPIYNSSGEATGNEILRNPEIDRNYSNLSGSTGFSWIFSRKSNLKFNLGSSYRIPTPIELATNGIHHGNFRHELGNSSLESERSFQGDLNYTYSKENILIGISPYFAYYNNYIYLSPTAEFSTLPGAGTLWEYRQNNAIFAGGEIKFHWSISPALQSTIAAEYVYNQNLDTSLPLPLTPPASILTGIEWKLPLETFWLDNNTLYVEYRQVAAQNRVDRNERVTEGYGLLEAGLGLEFQLGKQMLKLRISGQNLLNEYYFNHLSRYRLLNLPEQGRNFNINLKIPFQIKNQ, via the coding sequence GTGAGATTTATTTTTCTCCCAATTTTCGTACTGCTAACCTTTGGCGATTCCTTCCTCTTTGCACAAGCTAGCCCAAGATTTACTATCAGTGGTTACATTACAGATCCCTCCGGAGAAGCTTTGATGGCTACCATCCTTATTCATGAACTTGGATCAGGGGACTATGCCGATGAAAATGGACATTTTGAATTGAACAACCTAAATCCGGGTAATTACCACCTTCATATTTCCCATTTAGGATACAAATCTATTACCCAAACCGTACACTTGGAAAACAAGGATTTGGAATTTAACTGGGTAATGGAACCTTCAGCCATTACTCTTCAATCCCTGACCATTGAGGCCAACCCCTTTAAAAACGGACCTGTGGAACAGTCTCAAACAATCGATGTAATTGATAGAAATTTCATTGAAAAGAACAACTCTGGTACCTTTTCTAATGCGTTGGCAAAGTTGCCGGGTATCAGCACCATAAATACAGGGGTTGGAATTAGTAAGCCTGTGATTAGGGGTATGAGTTCCAATAGAATTCAAGTAAACGACAGGGGAATCAAACAAGAGGGCCAACAATGGGGTGCCGATCATGGCTTAGAAATAGATCCCTTTGATGTGGACCGAGTTGAAATAGTAAAAGGCCCGGCCTCATTGATATATGGATCAGATGGAATGTCAGGAGTAATTAACATTTCTCCGGCACCTTTACCTATGGAAGGCGAAATTAGAGGGCATTTGATCAATAGTTATCAAACAAATAATGCCATGAGAAGCCATTCTGCCATGGTAGAAGGAAATGAAGATGGCTTCATATTTAAAGGAAGGGTAACATTTCAAGATTATCAAGATTATAGGGTTCCTGCTGATGAATTTACTTATGCCGGGTATGTTTTGCCCGTCTATGATAATCGACTAAAAAATACAGCTGGAAAGGAGCGACACTTTTCTTTTATGACCGGGATACGTAAAAATTGGGGGAAATCCACCCTTACAGTAAGTAGGTTTGGCCAACAAGCGGGTCTATTTACAGGAGCAGTAGGAATACCAAGTAGTTATAATTTAAGGCACAATGGAGATTATAGCAATATAGAATTACCAAACCAAGATAACTCCCATCTTAAAATAATTTCTAATACAACCATTCAACTGAATAAAAATTGGTTGGAAATCGACTTGGCCTATCAGCGGAATGTTCGACAAGAAAATTCCTTACCCCATGCACATGGAATTAACTCCTCAGAATATGGAAATCTTGCTTTAGGCCTTTATCTGGATACTTATACCGCAAACTTGAGGTATAACCGACAGGTAAATGAAAAACAACAGGTGATAATTGGCTTTCAATCCAGCCTGATGAACAATGATTTTAGTGGTTTTGAATTTCTTTTGCCTGAATTTCAATCAAAATCTGCCGGGATTTTTTATTTCCATGAATACCGTGTGAAAGAAAATTTCATTCTCAATGCAGGGCTTAGGCTAGACATTGCTCAACATCAAATTGAATCGCACTCTCAACCTATCTATAACAGTTCCGGAGAAGCTACGGGGAATGAAATTCTGAGAAATCCGGAAATTGACCGCAACTATTCTAACCTTAGTGGTTCCACCGGTTTTTCATGGATCTTCAGTAGAAAAAGTAACTTGAAATTTAACCTAGGCAGTAGTTACAGAATTCCAACGCCTATAGAATTGGCAACCAACGGGATTCACCATGGGAATTTTAGACATGAATTAGGAAATAGCTCTTTAGAAAGTGAACGTAGTTTTCAAGGGGATTTAAACTACACCTATTCCAAAGAGAATATATTGATTGGGATCAGCCCTTATTTCGCCTATTATAATAATTACATTTACCTTTCCCCTACTGCCGAATTTTCCACCTTACCGGGCGCCGGCACACTCTGGGAATACAGACAAAACAATGCGATTTTTGCAGGAGGAGAAATTAAATTTCACTGGTCTATATCCCCTGCTTTACAATCCACAATTGCTGCAGAATACGTTTATAACCAAAACCTAGATACAAGTTTGCCCCTTCCTCTTACCCCTCCTGCAAGTATATTAACCGGTATTGAGTGGAAATTACCCTTAGAGACCTTTTGGTTGGATAACAATACTTTATATGTTGAGTACCGCCAAGTAGCTGCACAAAACAGGGTAGACAGAAATGAGAGAGTTACTGAGGGATATGGGCTATTAGAGGCCGGTCTAGGTTTAGAATTTCAGCTTGGGAAGCAAATGCTTAAACTACGCATAAGTGGACAAAATTTACTCAATGAATATTACTTTAATCATTTGAGCAGATACAGATTATTAAACTTACCGGAACAAGGGAGAAATTTTAATATCAACCTTAAAATCCCTTTTCAAATAAAAAATCAGTAA
- a CDS encoding PVC-type heme-binding CxxCH protein yields MKNLGIFAVLILFWMACGTKNKEIELFDGPRRAEILFLGHDNTHHDSEKLMPILAKHLFQKGINLTYTSDLKDLNEEKLRLYDGLIIYANHEAISAEQEVALKNYVEGGKALIPIHSASFCFQNSDWFIETVGGQFSSHGTGEFSTTITDPSHPVMEGISSFTTWDETYVHSQLNEDMTILMERTEGDRKEPYTWVREQGKGRVFYTAYGHDERTWNQPEFQKLVANGVLWAIGDKVAKQVAEFDIPQPQFEDAEIPNYENNEPAPRYQLPLSPEESMKLVQVPVGFELQLFASEPDIVNPMAITWDDKGRLYAIETSDYPNEVRKEGGNDKIKILEDTDGDGKADKITVFADGLNIPTSMVYVNGGILLSMAPDFLFLKDTDGDDKADIRETIITGWGKSDTHAGPSNLKYGFDNKIWGVLGYSGFKGETDGKALSFSQGVYRFSPDGSNFEFLGNTSNNTWGLGFTEEFNTFISTANGQHSAYLAMPNKFVKRPVNGGSVNAVHGIDSHYDMPHLTPFLRQVDWHGSYTAAAGHNFYTARSFPKTYWNKVAFVAEPTGRVLHNAIITPEGSGFKEKNGFNLLASSDEWFSPVHAEVGPDGAVWIADWYNFIIQHNPTPKGFENGEGNAYINPLRDSKHGRIYRLIYQGGDYKTMNIDPSNNKDLISGLKSGNMFWRMTAQKLIVENQNTSIIDDLLQLIADQSVDEIGLNSPAIHALWTLHGIGALDGSNAKAMEGATKALKHPAAGVRKNAIRVLPKSKEALKAILGANLIKDKDLNTRKEAILALAEMPSSSDVSDLLLTACQDDENAVDEYIPQALFAATITHPSAFDASSTALQQIDKADSLLTLEERVAKSLLEEQYSLDRRSGVPFPPQIAAKEIRIQATLSKTDKPLEGIIVAQGNKTNGYSLYIQNNSIYWLVKQNGKTYQAVSRGKIPNQQFVLKASLKKGGTMEISIDDIALAKSNAQGLFTENFDQDRVRIGHDNMGSSQVGEYKDRFYFNGRMNSRSSYLNLKVPILGDELKSLGSEQTQIPTSSGNPVTIKMGVIAHEMKFDKASFKVKAGQQVTIDFVNNDFMQHNLLIGKVGSLEVIGKAADELARDPKGIDINFTPKIPEIIAAIPLVNPDNNESLVFIAPRTPGEYPFLCTVPGHWRIMNGIMIVE; encoded by the coding sequence ATGAAAAACCTAGGAATATTTGCCGTTCTTATCCTGTTTTGGATGGCATGTGGCACAAAAAACAAGGAAATTGAATTATTTGATGGTCCTAGAAGGGCAGAAATATTATTTCTTGGCCATGACAATACTCACCATGATTCAGAAAAATTAATGCCTATTCTTGCCAAGCATCTATTCCAGAAAGGTATCAATCTTACTTACACCTCTGACCTTAAAGATCTTAACGAAGAAAAATTAAGACTTTATGATGGGCTTATCATCTATGCCAATCATGAGGCTATTTCAGCAGAACAAGAAGTAGCGCTTAAAAATTATGTTGAAGGTGGTAAGGCTTTGATCCCTATTCACAGTGCCTCATTTTGTTTTCAAAATTCTGATTGGTTTATAGAGACTGTGGGAGGTCAATTTTCTTCTCATGGAACGGGTGAATTTAGTACGACTATTACAGATCCTTCCCATCCTGTGATGGAGGGTATATCTTCTTTCACCACTTGGGATGAAACCTATGTGCACAGTCAATTAAACGAAGATATGACCATCTTGATGGAAAGGACTGAGGGAGATAGAAAAGAACCCTATACCTGGGTAAGAGAACAAGGAAAAGGACGTGTTTTTTATACTGCTTATGGTCATGACGAAAGGACATGGAATCAACCTGAATTTCAAAAATTAGTAGCCAATGGTGTATTATGGGCCATTGGAGACAAGGTGGCTAAACAGGTGGCTGAGTTTGATATACCTCAACCTCAATTTGAGGATGCGGAAATCCCCAACTATGAAAACAATGAACCTGCCCCCAGATACCAACTTCCACTTTCACCTGAAGAATCAATGAAATTGGTGCAGGTCCCTGTAGGTTTTGAATTGCAGCTTTTTGCTTCAGAACCGGACATTGTCAACCCAATGGCCATTACCTGGGATGATAAAGGACGGCTCTATGCCATTGAAACATCAGACTATCCCAATGAGGTAAGAAAAGAGGGGGGCAATGATAAAATCAAAATTTTAGAAGATACCGATGGAGATGGAAAAGCCGACAAAATTACTGTTTTTGCAGATGGCCTAAATATTCCTACTAGCATGGTCTATGTCAATGGAGGTATATTGCTTTCCATGGCTCCAGATTTCCTATTTCTAAAAGACACCGATGGGGACGATAAGGCAGATATTAGGGAAACCATCATTACAGGTTGGGGAAAAAGTGACACTCATGCTGGTCCTTCGAATTTAAAATATGGTTTTGACAATAAAATTTGGGGTGTTTTAGGTTACTCCGGTTTTAAAGGAGAAACAGATGGCAAAGCCTTGTCCTTTAGTCAGGGAGTTTACCGATTTTCTCCTGACGGCAGCAACTTTGAGTTCCTCGGCAATACCAGCAACAATACCTGGGGTTTAGGTTTCACTGAAGAATTTAACACCTTTATTTCCACTGCAAATGGCCAGCACAGCGCTTATCTTGCCATGCCCAATAAGTTTGTAAAACGACCAGTAAATGGAGGCTCTGTCAATGCTGTTCATGGTATAGACAGCCATTACGACATGCCACACCTTACACCTTTTTTACGTCAGGTAGATTGGCATGGCAGCTATACGGCCGCTGCCGGACACAATTTTTACACCGCTAGAAGCTTCCCAAAAACATACTGGAACAAAGTCGCTTTTGTAGCAGAACCTACGGGTAGGGTTTTACACAATGCTATTATAACTCCTGAAGGATCTGGTTTTAAGGAGAAAAATGGCTTTAACTTATTAGCGAGTTCGGATGAATGGTTTTCTCCTGTTCATGCTGAAGTGGGACCTGATGGCGCAGTATGGATCGCCGATTGGTACAACTTTATCATTCAACACAACCCTACGCCTAAGGGATTTGAAAACGGCGAAGGCAATGCCTATATTAATCCACTCCGAGATTCCAAACACGGCAGAATATACCGCCTAATCTATCAAGGAGGAGATTACAAAACCATGAACATCGATCCTTCGAATAACAAAGACCTTATAAGTGGCTTGAAAAGCGGTAATATGTTCTGGAGAATGACCGCTCAGAAACTTATTGTAGAAAACCAAAATACCTCGATAATAGACGATTTACTTCAACTCATAGCTGACCAATCAGTAGATGAAATCGGATTAAATTCACCAGCCATACATGCTTTATGGACCTTACATGGAATAGGTGCTTTGGATGGAAGTAATGCTAAAGCTATGGAAGGAGCAACAAAGGCGCTGAAACACCCTGCTGCAGGAGTTAGAAAAAATGCCATTCGGGTATTACCTAAGAGCAAAGAGGCCTTAAAAGCCATTTTAGGTGCCAATCTGATTAAGGATAAAGATCTTAACACCCGAAAAGAAGCAATACTTGCCCTTGCAGAAATGCCTTCTTCATCTGATGTTTCAGATTTACTTTTAACTGCCTGTCAAGATGATGAAAATGCTGTTGATGAATATATTCCTCAAGCCTTATTCGCTGCAACGATCACCCATCCTTCTGCATTTGATGCTTCTTCAACTGCACTTCAGCAGATTGACAAAGCCGATTCATTATTGACTTTAGAAGAGCGAGTAGCCAAGAGCCTTCTCGAAGAACAATACAGTTTAGATAGAAGATCTGGAGTTCCGTTCCCCCCCCAAATAGCCGCAAAGGAAATTAGAATTCAGGCCACCTTAAGCAAAACAGATAAACCTTTGGAAGGGATAATCGTGGCACAAGGTAACAAGACCAATGGTTATAGTTTGTATATTCAAAACAATTCAATATACTGGTTGGTAAAACAAAATGGAAAAACCTACCAAGCTGTTTCAAGAGGAAAAATACCCAATCAACAATTTGTATTGAAAGCAAGCCTGAAGAAGGGTGGAACAATGGAAATAAGCATTGATGACATTGCACTTGCAAAAAGCAATGCCCAAGGCCTTTTTACTGAAAATTTTGACCAAGATAGGGTTAGAATTGGGCATGATAACATGGGTTCTTCTCAGGTAGGAGAATACAAGGATCGTTTTTACTTTAATGGGAGAATGAATTCAAGGTCATCTTACCTCAACCTTAAAGTACCAATATTAGGGGATGAACTTAAATCCCTTGGATCAGAACAAACTCAGATTCCAACAAGCAGTGGTAATCCAGTAACTATCAAGATGGGAGTAATCGCCCATGAAATGAAATTTGATAAAGCCAGCTTTAAGGTGAAAGCAGGTCAACAGGTAACCATTGATTTCGTGAACAATGATTTTATGCAGCATAATCTATTGATAGGAAAAGTCGGAAGTTTGGAGGTCATAGGCAAAGCAGCAGATGAATTGGCGAGGGACCCCAAGGGCATCGATATAAATTTTACCCCAAAGATACCAGAGATAATTGCTGCTATTCCATTAGTGAATCCTGACAACAATGAAAGCTTGGTATTCATTGCTCCAAGAACCCCGGGAGAATACCCATTTTTATGTACTGTTCCGGGGCACTGGAGAATAATGAATGGAATAATGATTGTAGAATAA
- a CDS encoding sugar phosphate isomerase/epimerase family protein → MALNIKLGVSTWLWTSPFDTATVSLFPKIKEMGFDTVEIPVEDPYLIDTKIVSKALKDNGLSPIICAAFGTNRDLTHDDPSFHQTSLDYIQACFDTSAALGAKFVAGPMYSAVGKARLVSPEQKKIEWQRAVSNLEKVCRMAENSGQKIALEPLNRFETDLINTTSDLMKLIADINHPAAGVLLDGFHMNIEEPSIEAAILQAGEKLIHVQVSENHRGTPGTGQTRWEEFRTGLEKINYQGAVTIESFTPEIKELAGAVCIWRNFAESQDKFAAEGYKFLKNWSNQ, encoded by the coding sequence ATGGCTTTAAACATTAAATTAGGGGTAAGCACTTGGCTTTGGACCTCTCCATTTGACACAGCAACTGTTTCTCTATTCCCTAAAATCAAGGAAATGGGTTTTGACACTGTAGAAATACCGGTAGAAGATCCCTACTTAATAGACACCAAAATAGTAAGCAAGGCTTTAAAAGACAATGGCCTCTCTCCTATCATTTGTGCTGCTTTCGGCACAAATAGAGACCTAACCCATGATGACCCTTCATTTCATCAAACCAGTTTAGATTATATTCAGGCCTGTTTCGATACCAGTGCAGCCCTAGGAGCTAAATTTGTAGCCGGACCAATGTATTCAGCTGTAGGTAAAGCTCGCTTGGTATCTCCTGAGCAAAAAAAAATTGAATGGCAGAGAGCCGTATCCAATTTGGAGAAGGTTTGTCGGATGGCTGAGAATTCAGGTCAAAAAATTGCTCTAGAACCTTTAAATAGGTTTGAAACCGACCTGATCAACACTACCTCTGATTTGATGAAGTTGATAGCAGACATCAATCATCCTGCTGCCGGAGTACTGCTTGATGGATTTCATATGAATATTGAAGAACCAAGCATCGAAGCAGCAATTTTACAGGCAGGTGAAAAACTCATCCATGTGCAGGTGTCTGAAAATCACCGAGGAACTCCGGGAACCGGGCAAACTCGATGGGAAGAATTTAGGACAGGACTCGAAAAAATCAATTATCAAGGAGCAGTAACGATAGAAAGTTTCACACCTGAAATAAAAGAATTGGCCGGGGCGGTATGCATATGGCGTAATTTTGCAGAGAGCCAGGACAAATTTGCGGCTGAGGGCTATAAATTTTTAAAGAATTGGTCTAATCAATAA
- a CDS encoding GlcG/HbpS family heme-binding protein has protein sequence MNINLNQAEKIIVAAKSKAQALDTKMNIAVVDAGANLLAFARMDGAWLGSLDISIKKAKTARYFDMNTGAIGELSQPGGSLYNIEHSNNGLITFPGGVPIKNSSGEIVGAIGVSGSSVENDHVVAEAGAIALK, from the coding sequence ATGAATATCAATCTCAATCAAGCTGAAAAGATCATTGTAGCTGCTAAAAGTAAAGCCCAGGCTCTTGACACCAAAATGAATATTGCCGTAGTGGATGCCGGAGCCAACCTTCTTGCCTTTGCCCGAATGGATGGGGCTTGGTTGGGCTCATTAGACATATCGATAAAAAAAGCGAAAACCGCACGTTATTTTGATATGAATACCGGGGCTATAGGCGAGCTGTCCCAGCCCGGGGGATCTTTATACAATATCGAACATTCTAATAATGGCTTAATTACTTTCCCCGGAGGAGTTCCCATCAAAAATAGCTCAGGGGAAATTGTTGGGGCTATAGGAGTCAGTGGCAGTTCTGTAGAAAACGATCATGTGGTTGCTGAGGCCGGAGCTATTGCATTAAAATAA